One part of the Magallana gigas chromosome 5, xbMagGiga1.1, whole genome shotgun sequence genome encodes these proteins:
- the LOC105328743 gene encoding uridylate-specific endoribonuclease D isoform X1, with amino-acid sequence MWTTAFLLYLATGTTWADSCAGRCGAGLDSSKTCQCNTNCATYGDCCSDYYALCTQQTCSGRCNAALDNTKPCQCNSACVNFGDCCPDYQSLCVGGGGGTPDVTCDISCLANQLWDNDINRVQVWEYEVNHQGQTTTSSTSDQAAQSLFTYMQEENVFLKPTYSTFLALLDNYTPSTSVTESQDAVEWIEIDAFLDAILATDVMNHLYNFLVEHGHVTDATSYREVIKELWFNLYARSSSGPINSSGFEHVLVGETSSKVSGFHNWIQFYLEEKKGAINYQGWVSRSQPLNIVAARFTWNGLSKAKGSFFVGVSPEFDIAIYTACALTRPNSSCSFTMAGTSLTIQTYDVAHKSGLQVATAYPNI; translated from the exons ATGTGGACAACAGCCTTCCTTCTGTATCTAGCGACCGGGACCACGTGGGCAG ATTCCTGCGCGGGCCGGTGTGGGGCGGGGTTGGACTCCAGCAAGACTTGCCAGTGTAATACCAATTGCGCCACCTACGGGGACTGCTGCAGCGACTACTACGCCCTCTGTACGCAAC AGACTTGCAGTGGAAGGTGCAACGCTGCGCTAGACAATACCAAACCTTGTCAGTGTAATAGCGCATGCGTCAATTTCGGCGACTGTTGCCCGGATTATCAAAGTCTCTGTGTGG gtGGTGGCGGTGGAACACCTGACGTCACATGTGACATCAGTTGCCTTGCCAACCAGCTGTGGGACAATGACATCAATAGAGTTCAGGTTTGGGAGTACGAGGTCAACCATCAGGGGCAGACAACCACGAGCAGTACATCGGACCAGGCCGCTCAAAG CCTGTTCACGTACATGCAGGAGGAAAACGTATTCCTGAAGCCGACCTACAGCACGTTCCTGGCCCTGCTTGACAACTACACGCCCAGTACCTCAGTCACCGAGAGCCAGGACGCCGTGGAGTGGATAGAAATCGACGCCTTCCTGGACGCCATCTTAGCCACTGACGTCATGAACCACCTGTACAACTTCCTGGTCGAACACG GTCACGTGACTGACGCCACTTCCTACAGAGAGGTCATTAAGGAGCTCTGGTTCAACCTGTACGCACGCTCCAGCAGTGGACCAATCAACAGCAGCGGATTTGAGCACGTGCTAGTCGGAGAAACTTCTTCAAAGGTCTCTGGCTTCCACAACTGGATTCAGTTTTACTTGGAGGAGAAGAAAGGGGCCATCAACTATCAGGGCTGGGTTTCGAGGAGCCAG CCTTTAAACATCGTGGCTGCCAGATTTACCTGGAATGGACTCTCtaaggcaaaggggtcattctTTGTTGGGGTCAGTCCAGAGTTCGACATCGCTATCTACACCGCATGCGCATTGACCCGGCCCAACTCCAGCTGTTCCTTTACTATGGCTGGAACCTCCCTCACCATCCAGACCTATGACGTAGCACACAAGTCTGGGCTCCAAGTGGCCACCGCCTACCCCAACATCTAA
- the LOC105328743 gene encoding uridylate-specific endoribonuclease D isoform X2 has protein sequence MWTTAFLLYLATGTTWADSCAGRCGAGLDSSKTCQCNTNCATYGDCCSDYYALCTQRGGGGTPDVTCDISCLANQLWDNDINRVQVWEYEVNHQGQTTTSSTSDQAAQSLFTYMQEENVFLKPTYSTFLALLDNYTPSTSVTESQDAVEWIEIDAFLDAILATDVMNHLYNFLVEHGHVTDATSYREVIKELWFNLYARSSSGPINSSGFEHVLVGETSSKVSGFHNWIQFYLEEKKGAINYQGWVSRSQPLNIVAARFTWNGLSKAKGSFFVGVSPEFDIAIYTACALTRPNSSCSFTMAGTSLTIQTYDVAHKSGLQVATAYPNI, from the exons ATGTGGACAACAGCCTTCCTTCTGTATCTAGCGACCGGGACCACGTGGGCAG ATTCCTGCGCGGGCCGGTGTGGGGCGGGGTTGGACTCCAGCAAGACTTGCCAGTGTAATACCAATTGCGCCACCTACGGGGACTGCTGCAGCGACTACTACGCCCTCTGTACGCAAC gtGGTGGCGGTGGAACACCTGACGTCACATGTGACATCAGTTGCCTTGCCAACCAGCTGTGGGACAATGACATCAATAGAGTTCAGGTTTGGGAGTACGAGGTCAACCATCAGGGGCAGACAACCACGAGCAGTACATCGGACCAGGCCGCTCAAAG CCTGTTCACGTACATGCAGGAGGAAAACGTATTCCTGAAGCCGACCTACAGCACGTTCCTGGCCCTGCTTGACAACTACACGCCCAGTACCTCAGTCACCGAGAGCCAGGACGCCGTGGAGTGGATAGAAATCGACGCCTTCCTGGACGCCATCTTAGCCACTGACGTCATGAACCACCTGTACAACTTCCTGGTCGAACACG GTCACGTGACTGACGCCACTTCCTACAGAGAGGTCATTAAGGAGCTCTGGTTCAACCTGTACGCACGCTCCAGCAGTGGACCAATCAACAGCAGCGGATTTGAGCACGTGCTAGTCGGAGAAACTTCTTCAAAGGTCTCTGGCTTCCACAACTGGATTCAGTTTTACTTGGAGGAGAAGAAAGGGGCCATCAACTATCAGGGCTGGGTTTCGAGGAGCCAG CCTTTAAACATCGTGGCTGCCAGATTTACCTGGAATGGACTCTCtaaggcaaaggggtcattctTTGTTGGGGTCAGTCCAGAGTTCGACATCGCTATCTACACCGCATGCGCATTGACCCGGCCCAACTCCAGCTGTTCCTTTACTATGGCTGGAACCTCCCTCACCATCCAGACCTATGACGTAGCACACAAGTCTGGGCTCCAAGTGGCCACCGCCTACCCCAACATCTAA
- the LOC105328742 gene encoding uncharacterized protein isoform X1, whose amino-acid sequence MDGPLYEDMDTGECPWSDMLAAGVTFKHNNDNLTVKEFYDKYHSSLPQLIVVTQGYCGDIGLEEFSIGQVIRIHTSSAQRRVVAKVEKGLSVLEGREISIPVDYDMKFFILKGGKKGGKESSLHEILEKHSLPVEVTPSDSHQLMNIQGQDRETGKSCHLNLVHSYEDRYLLGNAVSDGMLYAQVTAVPVYLPDLRLSIAVGIEGFSEAQSATSLQNMELKVMQNVKFNTDFGNPNVAVYSHESTTHNEYSDFTYRAPAEYYNMDDILRHKIANRPSKLLHYIDQSADMYEFIPMDAVSKKPPPKAPKPAKDKKAQPVKPMTPPPPSIPDRPAVFPGTEQAESAPEVNRLDNRVSRVPNVEELKIHELGEWMKELKLDKYVSVFAEQGIDGVLLKELSRQDLKTEFGMSSVEAIKLNKFALTGHVPS is encoded by the exons ATGGACGGACCTTTGTACGAAGACATGGATACCGGAGAATGTCCTTGGTC AGACATGTTGGCGGCGGGGGTGACCTTCAAACACAACAATGATAACCTGACGGTGAAGGAGTTTTACGACAAGTACCACTCCAGCCTCCCCCAGCTCATCGTGGTCACCCAGGGATACTGCGGGGACATCGGGCTGGAGGAGTTCAGCATTGGCCAG gTAATTCGGATTCACACATCGTCCGCACAGAGACGGGTGGTGGCCAAGGTGGAGAAAGGTCTGTCCGTGCTGGAGGGGCGCGAAATCAGCATCCCCGTGGACTACGACATGAAGTTCTTTATCCTGAAGGGCGGCAAGAAAG GAGGAAAAGAATCCTCTCTCCATGAAATCCTTGAGAAGCATTCACTTCCGGTAGAAGTGACCCCGTCTGACTCGCATCAGCTGATGAATATTCAGGGTCAGGATCGGGAGACCGGGAAATCGTGTCACCTCAACCTGGTCCACTCCTACGAGGACAGGTATCTCCTTGGCAACGCGGTGTCGGACG GTATGCTGTACGCCCAGGTAACCGCCGTGCCCGTCTACCTGCCTGACCTGAGGCTGTCTATAGCCGTGGGGATTGAGGGCTTCTCCGAGGCCCAGTCGGCGACCAGCCTCCAGAACATGGAACTCAAAGTCATGCAGAATGTCAAGTTTAACACCGATTTTGGAAACCCCA ATGTCGCTGTTTACTCCCACGAATCTACCACACACAACGAGTACTCAGACTTTACGTACCGCGCCCCCGCGGAGTACTACAACATGGACGACATACTACGTCACAAGATCGCCAACCGGCCCTCCAAGCTCCTCCACTACATTGACCAGTCGGCGGATATGTACGAATTCATCCCCATGGATGCCGTGAGCAAAAAACCTCCGCCTAAGGCGCCTAAACCAGCAAAGGACAAGAAAGCTCAACCGGTGAAACCCATGACTCCGCCCCCACCGAGTATTCCCGACAGACCGGCGGTGTTTCCGGGAACCGAGCAGGCTGAGAGCGCACCGGAAGTCAACCGTCTTGACAACAGAGTATCACGCGTGCCAAACGTGGAGGAGCTGAAGATTCACGAGTTAGGAGAATGGATGAAGGAGCTAAAGCTAGATAAGTACGTGAGTGTATTCGCCGAGCAGGGCATCGATGGAGTTCTGCTGAAGGAATTGTCCCGCCAGGATTTAAAGACTGAGTTTGGAATGTCTTCCGTAGAGGCTATCAAACTGAACAAGTTCGCGTTGACGGGGCATGTCCCGTCCTAA
- the LOC105328742 gene encoding uncharacterized protein isoform X2, protein MHNEQSRDMLAAGVTFKHNNDNLTVKEFYDKYHSSLPQLIVVTQGYCGDIGLEEFSIGQVIRIHTSSAQRRVVAKVEKGLSVLEGREISIPVDYDMKFFILKGGKKGGKESSLHEILEKHSLPVEVTPSDSHQLMNIQGQDRETGKSCHLNLVHSYEDRYLLGNAVSDGMLYAQVTAVPVYLPDLRLSIAVGIEGFSEAQSATSLQNMELKVMQNVKFNTDFGNPNVAVYSHESTTHNEYSDFTYRAPAEYYNMDDILRHKIANRPSKLLHYIDQSADMYEFIPMDAVSKKPPPKAPKPAKDKKAQPVKPMTPPPPSIPDRPAVFPGTEQAESAPEVNRLDNRVSRVPNVEELKIHELGEWMKELKLDKYVSVFAEQGIDGVLLKELSRQDLKTEFGMSSVEAIKLNKFALTGHVPS, encoded by the exons ATGCACAATGAACAATCAAG AGACATGTTGGCGGCGGGGGTGACCTTCAAACACAACAATGATAACCTGACGGTGAAGGAGTTTTACGACAAGTACCACTCCAGCCTCCCCCAGCTCATCGTGGTCACCCAGGGATACTGCGGGGACATCGGGCTGGAGGAGTTCAGCATTGGCCAG gTAATTCGGATTCACACATCGTCCGCACAGAGACGGGTGGTGGCCAAGGTGGAGAAAGGTCTGTCCGTGCTGGAGGGGCGCGAAATCAGCATCCCCGTGGACTACGACATGAAGTTCTTTATCCTGAAGGGCGGCAAGAAAG GAGGAAAAGAATCCTCTCTCCATGAAATCCTTGAGAAGCATTCACTTCCGGTAGAAGTGACCCCGTCTGACTCGCATCAGCTGATGAATATTCAGGGTCAGGATCGGGAGACCGGGAAATCGTGTCACCTCAACCTGGTCCACTCCTACGAGGACAGGTATCTCCTTGGCAACGCGGTGTCGGACG GTATGCTGTACGCCCAGGTAACCGCCGTGCCCGTCTACCTGCCTGACCTGAGGCTGTCTATAGCCGTGGGGATTGAGGGCTTCTCCGAGGCCCAGTCGGCGACCAGCCTCCAGAACATGGAACTCAAAGTCATGCAGAATGTCAAGTTTAACACCGATTTTGGAAACCCCA ATGTCGCTGTTTACTCCCACGAATCTACCACACACAACGAGTACTCAGACTTTACGTACCGCGCCCCCGCGGAGTACTACAACATGGACGACATACTACGTCACAAGATCGCCAACCGGCCCTCCAAGCTCCTCCACTACATTGACCAGTCGGCGGATATGTACGAATTCATCCCCATGGATGCCGTGAGCAAAAAACCTCCGCCTAAGGCGCCTAAACCAGCAAAGGACAAGAAAGCTCAACCGGTGAAACCCATGACTCCGCCCCCACCGAGTATTCCCGACAGACCGGCGGTGTTTCCGGGAACCGAGCAGGCTGAGAGCGCACCGGAAGTCAACCGTCTTGACAACAGAGTATCACGCGTGCCAAACGTGGAGGAGCTGAAGATTCACGAGTTAGGAGAATGGATGAAGGAGCTAAAGCTAGATAAGTACGTGAGTGTATTCGCCGAGCAGGGCATCGATGGAGTTCTGCTGAAGGAATTGTCCCGCCAGGATTTAAAGACTGAGTTTGGAATGTCTTCCGTAGAGGCTATCAAACTGAACAAGTTCGCGTTGACGGGGCATGTCCCGTCCTAA
- the LOC105328742 gene encoding uncharacterized protein isoform X3, producing MLAAGVTFKHNNDNLTVKEFYDKYHSSLPQLIVVTQGYCGDIGLEEFSIGQVIRIHTSSAQRRVVAKVEKGLSVLEGREISIPVDYDMKFFILKGGKKGGKESSLHEILEKHSLPVEVTPSDSHQLMNIQGQDRETGKSCHLNLVHSYEDRYLLGNAVSDGMLYAQVTAVPVYLPDLRLSIAVGIEGFSEAQSATSLQNMELKVMQNVKFNTDFGNPNVAVYSHESTTHNEYSDFTYRAPAEYYNMDDILRHKIANRPSKLLHYIDQSADMYEFIPMDAVSKKPPPKAPKPAKDKKAQPVKPMTPPPPSIPDRPAVFPGTEQAESAPEVNRLDNRVSRVPNVEELKIHELGEWMKELKLDKYVSVFAEQGIDGVLLKELSRQDLKTEFGMSSVEAIKLNKFALTGHVPS from the exons ATGTTGGCGGCGGGGGTGACCTTCAAACACAACAATGATAACCTGACGGTGAAGGAGTTTTACGACAAGTACCACTCCAGCCTCCCCCAGCTCATCGTGGTCACCCAGGGATACTGCGGGGACATCGGGCTGGAGGAGTTCAGCATTGGCCAG gTAATTCGGATTCACACATCGTCCGCACAGAGACGGGTGGTGGCCAAGGTGGAGAAAGGTCTGTCCGTGCTGGAGGGGCGCGAAATCAGCATCCCCGTGGACTACGACATGAAGTTCTTTATCCTGAAGGGCGGCAAGAAAG GAGGAAAAGAATCCTCTCTCCATGAAATCCTTGAGAAGCATTCACTTCCGGTAGAAGTGACCCCGTCTGACTCGCATCAGCTGATGAATATTCAGGGTCAGGATCGGGAGACCGGGAAATCGTGTCACCTCAACCTGGTCCACTCCTACGAGGACAGGTATCTCCTTGGCAACGCGGTGTCGGACG GTATGCTGTACGCCCAGGTAACCGCCGTGCCCGTCTACCTGCCTGACCTGAGGCTGTCTATAGCCGTGGGGATTGAGGGCTTCTCCGAGGCCCAGTCGGCGACCAGCCTCCAGAACATGGAACTCAAAGTCATGCAGAATGTCAAGTTTAACACCGATTTTGGAAACCCCA ATGTCGCTGTTTACTCCCACGAATCTACCACACACAACGAGTACTCAGACTTTACGTACCGCGCCCCCGCGGAGTACTACAACATGGACGACATACTACGTCACAAGATCGCCAACCGGCCCTCCAAGCTCCTCCACTACATTGACCAGTCGGCGGATATGTACGAATTCATCCCCATGGATGCCGTGAGCAAAAAACCTCCGCCTAAGGCGCCTAAACCAGCAAAGGACAAGAAAGCTCAACCGGTGAAACCCATGACTCCGCCCCCACCGAGTATTCCCGACAGACCGGCGGTGTTTCCGGGAACCGAGCAGGCTGAGAGCGCACCGGAAGTCAACCGTCTTGACAACAGAGTATCACGCGTGCCAAACGTGGAGGAGCTGAAGATTCACGAGTTAGGAGAATGGATGAAGGAGCTAAAGCTAGATAAGTACGTGAGTGTATTCGCCGAGCAGGGCATCGATGGAGTTCTGCTGAAGGAATTGTCCCGCCAGGATTTAAAGACTGAGTTTGGAATGTCTTCCGTAGAGGCTATCAAACTGAACAAGTTCGCGTTGACGGGGCATGTCCCGTCCTAA